The following are encoded in a window of Pseudomonas graminis genomic DNA:
- a CDS encoding cysteine dioxygenase family protein, whose amino-acid sequence MSIENRSQVVEAFLQQIRAIHQRGVDREALKSIVTLLEGLAERRDLFNFDTFPAPVPGEGDTAFRYRLNDDGETPTLYMNSLLPGKSTLPHNHETWAVIVAVEGQEINYVWARTDDGSDPAFARLALEKEVVVQPGTPISFLGEDLHGIKVEGDKPTLHFHLYGRPLESLNGRYGVNQEGKVLNYNASQMAPSIKAYA is encoded by the coding sequence ATGAGCATCGAGAACCGCAGCCAAGTCGTCGAAGCCTTTCTGCAACAGATACGCGCGATTCACCAGCGCGGCGTCGATCGCGAGGCATTGAAAAGCATCGTCACGCTACTCGAGGGACTGGCGGAGCGTCGTGATCTGTTCAACTTCGACACCTTTCCTGCACCCGTACCGGGGGAGGGCGACACCGCGTTCCGGTACCGTCTGAACGACGACGGCGAGACCCCGACGCTGTACATGAACTCACTGCTGCCGGGCAAAAGTACGCTGCCCCACAACCATGAAACCTGGGCGGTGATCGTTGCGGTCGAGGGGCAGGAGATCAATTACGTGTGGGCGCGCACGGACGACGGCAGCGATCCGGCCTTCGCCCGGCTGGCGCTGGAAAAGGAAGTGGTGGTGCAACCCGGAACGCCCATCAGCTTCCTCGGTGAAGACCTGCACGGCATCAAGGTCGAGGGCGACAAGCCGACCCTGCATTTCCACTTGTACGGGCGCCCGCTGGAATCCTTGAACGGGCGCTATGGCGTGAACCAGGAAGGCAAGGTGCTGAATTACAACGCTTCGCAAATGGCCCCGTCGATCAAGGCCTATGCCTGA
- a CDS encoding aminotransferase class I/II-fold pyridoxal phosphate-dependent enzyme codes for MSVRLSKRIQRVSLSANAAAKSRANALREAGHDILDLTTGEPDFDTPEHIKQAAYTAIDAGATKYTPTPGVKKLREAVQRKLQRENRLDYALPSIVIGNGAKQVIFNAFAATLDEGDEVLVPVPYWPSFPDIVRVNGGEPVFIECGLEQGCKLTPAQLEQHINERTRWLIINGPGNPSGAVYSEAELLALADVLRRHPPVLVLLDELYEHIRFDGQSALSLLNVAPDLQSRALLIGGVSKTYAMTGWRIGFGAGPQALTGAMTVMQSQSTSGASSVGQAAALAAFEGGLAFLPDQIQAYRQRRDLLVAALTDVDGLDVLIPEGGFFVFVRCAGLLGRVRPDGQRLTNDNDVVDYLLEQGVAGVAGSAYGLSPWFRLSIATATSSVIEAGRRIANACARLRVEALA; via the coding sequence ATGAGTGTTCGTTTGTCCAAGCGTATCCAGCGCGTTTCGCTGTCCGCCAACGCGGCGGCCAAATCCCGGGCCAACGCCTTGCGTGAGGCCGGTCACGACATCCTTGACCTGACCACCGGCGAGCCGGATTTCGACACGCCCGAGCACATTAAGCAGGCGGCGTACACAGCCATCGACGCCGGTGCGACCAAGTACACGCCGACGCCGGGGGTTAAGAAGCTGCGTGAAGCCGTGCAGCGCAAGTTGCAGCGTGAGAACCGTCTGGACTATGCGCTGCCGTCGATTGTCATCGGCAACGGCGCCAAGCAGGTCATTTTCAACGCCTTCGCCGCGACTCTGGACGAAGGCGATGAAGTGCTGGTGCCGGTGCCTTACTGGCCGTCGTTTCCGGACATCGTGCGGGTCAACGGCGGCGAGCCGGTGTTCATCGAATGCGGCCTGGAACAGGGCTGCAAACTGACCCCCGCGCAACTGGAACAACACATCAACGAGCGCACCCGCTGGCTGATCATCAACGGCCCCGGCAACCCGAGCGGCGCGGTGTACAGCGAAGCGGAGCTGCTGGCGCTGGCCGACGTTTTACGTCGTCATCCCCCCGTGCTGGTGCTGCTGGACGAGCTGTACGAGCACATTCGTTTCGACGGTCAATCTGCGCTGAGCCTGCTCAACGTCGCGCCGGACCTGCAATCCCGTGCCCTGTTGATCGGCGGGGTTTCCAAGACCTATGCCATGACCGGCTGGCGCATCGGCTTCGGCGCCGGCCCTCAAGCCCTGACCGGCGCGATGACGGTCATGCAGTCGCAATCCACGTCCGGCGCTTCGTCGGTGGGGCAGGCGGCGGCATTGGCAGCGTTCGAAGGCGGCCTGGCTTTCTTGCCGGACCAGATCCAGGCTTACCGGCAACGCCGCGATCTGTTGGTGGCCGCGTTGACCGACGTAGACGGCCTTGATGTGCTCATACCCGAAGGTGGATTTTTTGTCTTTGTCCGCTGTGCCGGATTATTGGGACGCGTTCGTCCCGATGGCCAGCGCCTGACTAACGACAACGACGTGGTGGATTACCTGCTGGAGCAGGGCGTGGCCGGGGTGGCCGGCAGTGCTTACGGTCTGTCTCCGTGGTTCCGTTTGTCCATCGCAACGGCCACCAGCAGCGTCATCGAGGCTGGACGGCGCATCGCCAACGCCTGCGCCCGGTTGCGGGTCGAGGCGCTGGCATGA
- a CDS encoding amino acid ABC transporter ATP-binding protein, translated as MPSPDTRAEQPLVSLRDIHLSFGSNRVLKGIDLDVQRGQAVSIIGPSGSGKSTILRCITGLLQTERGSIRVGDTDVHTLKTEAQRIELRKRVGFVFQQYNLFPHLSVLENLVIAPRKVLGESAANAEKHAHELLAKVRMEHKADAYPGQLSGGQQQRVAIARALAMRPELILFDEVTSALDPETVGEVLTVIRELTEEGMTCVLVTHEMRFAEDISDVVYFTENGLIVEHGSPEHIFQRPTHERTQTFLRHALGDAGRRPVASGDPLLLSNISRYSLSV; from the coding sequence ATGCCTTCTCCTGACACGCGCGCCGAGCAACCGCTGGTCAGTCTGCGCGACATTCACCTGTCGTTTGGCAGCAATCGGGTGCTCAAGGGCATCGACCTGGACGTGCAGCGCGGCCAGGCGGTGTCGATCATCGGCCCTTCGGGTTCCGGGAAGTCGACCATCCTGCGCTGCATCACCGGCTTGCTGCAGACCGAGCGCGGCAGCATCCGCGTGGGCGACACCGATGTGCACACGCTCAAGACCGAGGCGCAGCGCATCGAACTGCGCAAGCGCGTGGGCTTCGTGTTCCAGCAGTACAACCTGTTCCCGCATTTGTCGGTGCTGGAAAATCTGGTGATCGCGCCGCGCAAAGTGCTGGGCGAATCAGCGGCCAACGCTGAAAAGCACGCGCACGAACTGCTCGCCAAAGTGCGCATGGAACACAAGGCCGATGCCTATCCGGGTCAGCTGTCCGGCGGTCAGCAGCAACGCGTTGCCATTGCGCGGGCATTGGCGATGAGGCCGGAACTGATCCTGTTCGATGAAGTGACGTCGGCCCTCGACCCGGAGACCGTCGGTGAAGTGCTGACGGTGATTCGCGAGCTGACCGAAGAGGGCATGACCTGCGTGCTGGTCACCCACGAAATGCGTTTCGCGGAGGACATCAGCGATGTCGTGTATTTCACCGAAAACGGCCTGATCGTCGAGCACGGCAGCCCCGAACACATCTTCCAGCGCCCGACCCATGAGCGGACCCAGACGTTTTTGCGCCATGCCCTGGGCGACGCCGGACGCCGTCCGGTCGCCAGTGGCGATCCGCTTCTGTTGAGCAATATCAGCCGTTACAGCCTGTCGGTCTGA
- a CDS encoding amino acid ABC transporter permease, whose translation MAIDSSVRVLAGWPRRHPGTLALLAAVLLWLVFGAPKSPVFAALREWSPALATGFAQNILISLLAIAIGSVLGLLVGALAVSPLWITRLPAKIWVQVFRNAPWLVLIYFTTYVFPFELHIGTSWISFPDWVKVTLGLALPASANVAEIFRGAIGSIPGTQWEASRSLAFTRGQIFRSIILPQCFKRMLPPWMNLYAVITMGTALASLVGVHDLIDTAQIASNTVNRTGFTVLIYFSVLALFFAYCYPISRFTQFLERRYAFS comes from the coding sequence ATGGCCATTGATTCGTCTGTGCGCGTGCTGGCCGGGTGGCCGCGTCGGCATCCGGGCACGCTGGCGCTGCTGGCCGCGGTGCTGCTCTGGCTGGTCTTCGGCGCCCCGAAAAGCCCGGTGTTTGCGGCGCTCCGGGAGTGGTCGCCAGCGCTGGCGACGGGCTTTGCCCAGAACATTCTGATCAGCCTGCTGGCGATTGCCATCGGCTCCGTGCTCGGCCTGCTGGTGGGCGCGCTGGCGGTGTCGCCGCTGTGGATCACCCGGCTGCCCGCGAAGATCTGGGTGCAGGTATTTCGTAACGCGCCGTGGCTGGTGCTGATCTATTTCACCACTTACGTGTTTCCGTTCGAGCTGCACATCGGTACGTCCTGGATCTCGTTTCCGGACTGGGTGAAAGTCACCCTCGGCCTGGCGTTGCCCGCCAGCGCCAACGTCGCGGAAATCTTTCGCGGCGCCATCGGTTCGATACCCGGTACGCAGTGGGAAGCCTCCCGCTCGCTGGCCTTCACACGCGGGCAGATCTTCCGTTCGATCATCCTGCCGCAGTGCTTCAAGCGCATGTTGCCGCCGTGGATGAACCTCTACGCGGTGATCACCATGGGCACCGCGCTGGCCTCGCTGGTGGGTGTGCATGACCTGATCGACACCGCGCAGATTGCCAGCAATACGGTCAACCGGACCGGCTTCACGGTGCTGATCTACTTCAGCGTGCTGGCCCTGTTTTTCGCCTACTGCTATCCGATTTCCCGATTCACTCAATTCCTGGAGCGACGTTATGCCTTCTCCTGA
- the metC gene encoding cystathionine beta-lyase, protein MSQKVTPHQLHAWLFDGQEIAVFDVREHGQYGEAHLFHGVNLPYSRLELDVHRLAPNPRVRLVIYDRDDGDLALRAAQRLEALGYSGVHILEGGTDGWRAAGRELFAGVHVPSKAFGELVEEARHTPHISASELAAMQASGTPLVLLDGRPFDEYRKMTIPGSICCPNGELGYRLTELVPDDTTPIVVNCAGRTRSIIGAQTLIDLGVKNPVYALENGTQGWYLADLPLEHGSDRRYPNVPVGASLDSQRQAAQQFARRAGVQAVDAAQVLAWFAEESRSLFLCDVRTPEEFALGSLPGAQHTPGGQLIQSTDLYIGVRQARLVLVDNDGVRAPIVAAWLRQLGHDAYVLEGGLSSGLHLPIDNSGAVPALAGIEAAELAEALRDNAVTLIDLRGSMAFRKGHIEGARWSIRPRLAADVLSEGKPVVLVAEQSAVAALAALELPEELRGSVRWLDLNAWQTAGFNLSESAGDPPDEDCIDFLFFTHDRHSGNKAAARQYLAWEIGLLGQMTEQEIASIKPLLAVAEEDRVRTRLVHAARGAKGDGPRGVNPPVTRMSTVLFDSLGDMRDARKRRDTERVLSYGARGNPTAFELEDLITELEGGYRTRLFGTGLAAVAQTFLAYLRPGDHVLITDAVYSPVRQIAEAFLAPFGIQYSYFSADGSGLELQLQANTRMVYTEVPGSLLYELCDLPAIAALCRSKGILLAVDNTYGSGYQYRPLTLGADISIMALTKYLCGHSDVVMGSVCTTQAVWQRLAVMTDTFGNTVSPDDAYLVLRGARTLAARLDVHERQALQVAHWLQQQPQVKNVFHPALPHHPGHALWKRDFNGSNGLLTFELADTDPRHLERFIDALRLFGLGASWGGFESLIIVANVGDRDNASDKSLNPLLRLHIGLEDVEALIEDLRRGFAAMVDRRH, encoded by the coding sequence ATGAGCCAGAAAGTTACCCCGCACCAATTACACGCCTGGCTGTTCGACGGGCAGGAAATCGCCGTCTTCGACGTCCGCGAACATGGCCAGTACGGTGAAGCGCACCTGTTTCACGGGGTGAATCTGCCGTACAGCCGCCTCGAGCTGGACGTGCATCGCCTGGCCCCCAACCCTCGGGTCCGTCTGGTGATTTACGACCGCGATGATGGCGACCTCGCCTTACGTGCCGCGCAGCGTCTTGAAGCGCTGGGCTACAGCGGTGTGCACATTCTCGAGGGCGGCACCGATGGCTGGCGCGCCGCGGGGCGGGAGCTGTTTGCCGGGGTACATGTGCCGTCGAAGGCCTTTGGCGAGTTGGTCGAAGAGGCCCGCCATACGCCGCATATCAGCGCCTCCGAGCTGGCGGCGATGCAAGCCAGTGGCACGCCGCTGGTGTTGCTGGACGGCCGGCCGTTCGATGAATACCGCAAGATGACCATTCCCGGTTCCATCTGCTGCCCTAATGGTGAGCTGGGCTATCGGCTGACCGAGCTGGTGCCGGATGACACCACGCCTATCGTGGTCAACTGCGCCGGCCGCACGCGCAGCATCATCGGCGCGCAGACGCTGATCGACCTGGGGGTGAAAAATCCGGTCTACGCCCTCGAAAACGGCACCCAAGGCTGGTATCTCGCCGACTTGCCGCTGGAGCACGGCAGTGATCGCCGATACCCGAATGTCCCGGTCGGCGCGTCGCTGGATAGCCAGCGTCAGGCAGCTCAACAGTTCGCCCGGCGCGCCGGGGTGCAGGCGGTGGACGCGGCGCAGGTTCTTGCATGGTTTGCCGAAGAGTCCCGCAGCCTGTTCCTGTGCGACGTGCGTACCCCTGAAGAATTTGCGCTCGGCAGTTTGCCTGGCGCGCAACACACGCCGGGTGGGCAGTTGATCCAGAGCACCGACCTGTATATCGGCGTGCGTCAGGCGCGGCTGGTGCTGGTGGACAATGACGGCGTGCGCGCACCCATCGTCGCCGCCTGGCTGCGTCAACTGGGCCACGACGCTTATGTACTTGAAGGCGGGTTGAGTAGCGGCTTGCACCTGCCGATCGACAATTCAGGGGCTGTCCCGGCCCTGGCTGGAATAGAAGCCGCCGAACTGGCGGAGGCGCTCAGAGACAACGCGGTCACGCTGATCGATCTGCGCGGTAGCATGGCGTTTCGTAAAGGCCACATCGAGGGGGCGCGCTGGTCGATTCGCCCTCGGCTGGCTGCGGACGTGCTCTCGGAGGGGAAACCTGTCGTGCTGGTGGCGGAGCAATCTGCCGTGGCGGCGCTGGCTGCACTGGAGTTGCCGGAGGAGTTGCGCGGCTCGGTGCGCTGGCTGGATCTCAATGCATGGCAGACGGCAGGTTTCAACCTCAGCGAAAGCGCCGGTGATCCGCCTGACGAGGACTGCATTGATTTTCTGTTCTTCACCCATGACCGTCATTCGGGCAACAAAGCGGCGGCTCGGCAGTACCTGGCGTGGGAGATCGGCCTGCTGGGGCAAATGACCGAGCAGGAGATCGCCAGTATCAAGCCCTTGTTGGCCGTTGCGGAGGAAGATCGCGTTCGTACCCGGTTGGTGCATGCCGCCCGAGGCGCAAAGGGCGACGGGCCGCGCGGCGTGAACCCGCCGGTCACGCGAATGAGCACCGTGTTATTCGATAGCCTTGGCGACATGCGCGACGCACGAAAGCGTCGCGACACCGAGCGCGTGTTGAGCTACGGCGCGCGAGGGAACCCGACCGCGTTCGAACTGGAAGACCTGATCACCGAGCTTGAAGGCGGCTACCGCACACGCCTGTTCGGCACTGGCCTTGCGGCGGTGGCGCAGACATTCCTGGCTTACCTGCGACCGGGCGATCATGTGTTGATCACCGACGCGGTGTATTCACCGGTGCGGCAAATCGCCGAAGCATTCCTTGCGCCGTTCGGTATTCAGTACAGCTACTTTTCTGCCGACGGCAGCGGCCTGGAACTACAGCTGCAAGCCAACACCCGAATGGTCTACACCGAGGTTCCCGGCTCGCTGTTGTATGAACTGTGCGACCTTCCGGCGATTGCCGCGTTGTGCAGATCGAAGGGGATTCTGCTGGCGGTCGACAACACTTATGGCTCCGGGTATCAGTACCGGCCGCTGACCTTGGGCGCCGACATTTCCATCATGGCCCTGACCAAATACCTGTGCGGTCACAGCGATGTGGTCATGGGCAGCGTCTGTACCACCCAAGCCGTCTGGCAGCGTCTGGCCGTCATGACCGACACCTTCGGCAATACCGTCAGTCCGGACGATGCATATCTGGTGCTGCGCGGTGCCCGTACCCTGGCCGCGCGGCTGGACGTCCATGAGCGTCAGGCCTTGCAGGTCGCGCACTGGCTCCAGCAACAGCCGCAGGTCAAAAACGTGTTCCATCCAGCGCTGCCCCACCATCCGGGCCACGCTCTCTGGAAGCGCGACTTCAACGGCAGCAACGGCTTGCTCACCTTCGAACTCGCGGACACCGACCCCCGCCATCTGGAACGCTTCATCGACGCGCTGCGACTGTTCGGCCTGGGTGCGTCATGGGGCGGGTTCGAAAGCCTGATCATCGTCGCGAACGTGGGTGATCGTGACAACGCGTCGGATAAATCCTTGAACCCGTTGCTGAGGCTGCACATTGGTCTGGAAGATGTGGAGGCGTTGATTGAGGATTTGCGGAGGGGGTTTGCGGCGATGGTTGATAGGCGACATTAA
- a CDS encoding MFS transporter, whose translation MTSISPATHAATMTKGLAMLFAFCCGAIVANLYYAQPIIGLIAPDIGLSGTLASFIVSLTQIGYALGLFFLVPLGDLLENRRLMIVTTGVAILSLLSAAFAQTPNLFLVASLLVGFSSVAVQILIPLAANLAPEATRGRVVGSIMGGLLLGILLARPAASLIADHFGWRAVFGTAAVMMLLISVVLATTIPKHQPAHTATYGQLLKSLWTLLRKQPVLRQRAFYQACMFATFSLFWTAVPLELARNHGLSQSQIALFALVGAIGAIAAPIAGRLADAGHTRVASLCAMLFAALSFLPSLIDPAYAVIGMAVTGVILDFCVQMNMVLGQRAVYALDAKSRSRLNALYMTSIFIGGAIGSVVASALYDHGGWVWVVIVGSAFPVLALVGFLKNSRP comes from the coding sequence ATGACGTCCATTTCTCCCGCAACCCACGCCGCCACCATGACCAAGGGCCTGGCGATGCTGTTCGCGTTCTGCTGCGGCGCAATCGTTGCCAACCTGTATTACGCGCAACCCATCATTGGCTTGATTGCGCCGGACATCGGCCTGTCCGGCACACTCGCCAGCTTCATCGTGTCACTGACCCAGATCGGATACGCGCTGGGCCTTTTCTTCCTCGTGCCACTGGGCGACTTGCTGGAAAATCGTCGCCTGATGATCGTGACCACCGGCGTCGCCATTCTCAGCCTGCTCAGCGCCGCATTCGCGCAAACGCCCAATCTGTTCCTGGTCGCCTCGCTGCTGGTGGGTTTCAGCTCGGTGGCGGTACAGATTCTGATACCGCTGGCCGCCAACCTCGCGCCGGAAGCAACACGCGGGCGCGTGGTCGGCAGCATCATGGGCGGCCTGCTGCTGGGCATCCTGCTGGCGAGACCCGCCGCCAGTCTGATCGCTGACCACTTTGGCTGGCGCGCGGTGTTCGGCACCGCCGCCGTGATGATGCTGCTGATCAGCGTGGTACTGGCGACCACCATTCCGAAACATCAGCCGGCCCACACCGCAACCTATGGTCAGTTGCTCAAATCGTTGTGGACCCTGCTGCGCAAACAGCCAGTCCTACGCCAGCGCGCGTTTTATCAGGCCTGCATGTTCGCCACCTTCAGCCTGTTCTGGACCGCCGTCCCGCTGGAACTGGCGCGCAACCACGGCTTGTCGCAAAGCCAGATCGCCCTGTTCGCCCTGGTGGGGGCCATCGGTGCCATCGCCGCGCCCATTGCCGGACGCCTGGCTGACGCCGGCCACACCCGCGTCGCCAGCCTGTGCGCCATGCTGTTCGCCGCGCTGAGCTTTCTGCCCAGCCTGATTGACCCTGCCTACGCCGTGATCGGCATGGCAGTCACCGGCGTCATCCTCGATTTCTGCGTGCAGATGAACATGGTCCTCGGCCAGCGCGCGGTCTACGCTTTGGACGCCAAAAGCCGCAGCCGGCTTAACGCTCTGTACATGACCAGCATCTTTATCGGCGGCGCGATCGGTTCGGTGGTGGCCAGCGCGCTGTATGACCATGGTGGCTGGGTGTGGGTTGTCATTGTCGGGAGCGCTTTTCCGGTGCTGGCGTTGGTGGGTTTTTTGAAGAACTCACGGCCATGA
- a CDS encoding amino acid ABC transporter permease, translated as MSHWLEGFVHWTAAFGLNYSFLLDAYQRGSMVNGALTTVLLCAFTIVGSLLAGLALAAMLTSGKPYLARPARAFIEVTRNTPTLVQLYCAFLVLNMLLTQAIGAANPLTPFAWVVIVISLHKGAFHAEALRAGIEAVPSVTLEAASSLAFSSRQLLWNVQLPLAMRFALPSLINNLIDLVKMTAVASAIAVGDITYASIMIWTQSDNVLELMILLLAFFGLLSFVVNCVGRALEAKLRMPGYGH; from the coding sequence ATGAGTCATTGGCTTGAAGGGTTCGTGCACTGGACGGCCGCGTTCGGCCTGAACTACAGCTTTTTGCTGGACGCCTATCAGCGCGGTTCGATGGTCAATGGCGCGCTGACCACCGTCTTGCTGTGCGCATTCACGATCGTGGGCAGCCTGTTGGCAGGTCTTGCGCTTGCCGCGATGCTGACCAGCGGCAAGCCCTATCTGGCCAGACCTGCGCGGGCGTTCATCGAAGTGACCCGCAACACGCCGACGCTGGTGCAGCTCTACTGCGCGTTCCTGGTGCTGAACATGCTGCTGACTCAGGCCATTGGCGCTGCGAACCCGCTGACGCCGTTCGCCTGGGTGGTCATCGTGATCTCCCTGCACAAGGGCGCGTTCCACGCCGAAGCCTTGCGCGCCGGCATTGAAGCGGTGCCGAGCGTGACGCTGGAAGCGGCGAGCTCCCTGGCCTTCAGCAGCCGCCAGTTGCTATGGAACGTGCAACTGCCGCTGGCGATGCGTTTCGCGCTCCCGTCGCTGATCAACAACCTGATCGATCTGGTGAAAATGACGGCGGTGGCGTCGGCCATTGCCGTAGGCGACATCACCTACGCCTCGATCATGATCTGGACCCAGAGCGACAACGTGCTGGAACTGATGATTCTGCTGCTGGCGTTTTTCGGCCTGCTCAGCTTCGTCGTCAATTGCGTGGGCCGTGCCCTCGAAGCCAAATTGAGGATGCCCGGTTATGGCCATTGA
- a CDS encoding FAD-binding oxidoreductase gives MNSDLFQTLQQLIGASHVRPGAESAAQLTDKQGSYVGQALAVVRPADTDEVAAVVRACVAHRAPIVVQGGNTGLMGAATPDASGRSVLLLLDRLNRVRQIDTDNDTLTVEAGCILQNIQEVAREAGRLFPLSLGAEGSCTIGGNLGTNAGGTAVLRYGNTRELTLGLEVVTAEGEIWHGLRGLRKDNTGYDLRDLYIGSEGTLGIITAATLKLFPLPKAQSTAFLAFDSLTQAVSFLSHARAGFGASLTAFELLTADCLALLREQFPEGPQPFSNAAQPWFALLELSDNHSEAHARQAFEDVLGSAFEEGLLADALIAESLAQSEALWLLRENMSDAQKRAGRNMKHDISIPISRIVEFVEHTDAMLQQHFPGVRNFTFGHLGDGNLHYNVAHPLDSTVEAHMTRYSELSQRVHDSAHAHGGSISAEHGIGQRKLSMLPRYKSAVELDLMSRVKQALDPLNLLNPGKVLASVESRSTAP, from the coding sequence ATGAACAGCGATCTGTTCCAGACGTTGCAGCAACTGATCGGCGCCAGCCATGTGCGGCCGGGCGCCGAATCTGCGGCGCAACTGACCGACAAGCAGGGCAGTTACGTCGGCCAGGCACTCGCTGTGGTGCGTCCGGCCGACACCGACGAGGTCGCGGCGGTGGTCCGCGCCTGTGTCGCCCACAGGGCACCGATTGTGGTGCAGGGCGGCAACACCGGGTTGATGGGCGCGGCAACCCCGGATGCCAGCGGGCGTTCGGTGTTGTTGCTGCTCGACCGCTTGAATCGCGTGCGCCAGATCGATACCGACAACGACACCCTCACGGTCGAGGCCGGCTGCATCCTGCAGAACATTCAGGAGGTGGCCCGGGAAGCGGGGCGTCTGTTCCCCCTGAGCCTGGGCGCGGAGGGCAGTTGTACCATCGGCGGCAACCTCGGTACCAATGCGGGCGGCACCGCGGTGCTGCGTTACGGCAACACCCGCGAGCTGACCCTGGGCCTGGAAGTGGTCACCGCCGAAGGCGAGATCTGGCATGGGCTGCGGGGTCTGCGCAAGGACAACACCGGTTACGACCTGCGTGACCTGTACATCGGCAGCGAAGGCACCTTAGGCATCATTACGGCGGCGACGCTTAAACTGTTTCCGCTGCCCAAAGCGCAAAGTACCGCGTTTCTGGCGTTCGATTCGCTGACCCAGGCGGTGAGTTTCCTGTCCCATGCCCGCGCCGGTTTCGGTGCCAGCCTGACCGCATTCGAACTGCTCACCGCCGATTGCCTGGCGCTGCTGCGCGAGCAGTTTCCCGAAGGTCCGCAGCCGTTTTCGAATGCCGCTCAACCTTGGTTCGCTTTGCTGGAACTGTCCGATAACCACAGCGAAGCCCATGCCCGTCAGGCGTTCGAGGACGTGTTGGGCAGCGCCTTCGAAGAGGGCCTGCTGGCTGATGCGCTGATTGCCGAAAGTCTGGCCCAGAGCGAGGCGCTGTGGCTGCTGCGCGAGAACATGAGCGACGCGCAGAAGCGGGCCGGACGCAACATGAAGCACGACATCTCGATCCCGATTTCGCGCATCGTCGAATTCGTCGAACACACCGACGCCATGCTGCAACAGCACTTTCCCGGTGTGCGCAATTTCACCTTCGGTCATCTGGGCGACGGCAACCTGCATTACAACGTCGCCCACCCACTCGACTCCACCGTCGAGGCACACATGACCCGCTACTCCGAACTCAGCCAGCGGGTGCACGACAGCGCCCATGCCCATGGCGGCTCGATCAGCGCCGAGCATGGCATCGGCCAACGCAAACTGAGCATGCTGCCGCGCTACAAAAGCGCCGTCGAACTGGACCTGATGAGCCGCGTTAAACAGGCGCTGGACCCTCTCAATCTGCTCAATCCAGGCAAGGTCCTGGCGAGCGTCGAAAGCCGGAGCACCGCCCCATGA
- a CDS encoding N-acetyltransferase, with the protein MWRGYLRHHSLLWYAVNLAMRRQGKGTDLRNQVLKSKARELVNQTVEKSAGVRSLGINGEAVKFLPIDPAALAISDGWERCHYPWRAVPEWKLKDPKGLDLALWHAQELCGLCYATPRRSRLRIKIILLEGQPTESHPLKGSVAPLMLMAVRVYAQLLRCKVIQIERPEPGVVNYYQALGFEFDTAGCLVISADRF; encoded by the coding sequence ATGTGGCGCGGATACCTCCGTCATCATTCGCTGCTTTGGTATGCGGTGAATTTGGCAATGAGGAGACAGGGAAAGGGGACTGACCTGCGCAATCAGGTCCTCAAGTCGAAAGCGCGCGAATTGGTTAATCAAACCGTCGAGAAGTCCGCTGGAGTACGATCACTCGGTATCAACGGCGAGGCAGTGAAATTCTTACCTATTGATCCCGCGGCGCTCGCAATCAGCGATGGCTGGGAGCGCTGCCATTATCCTTGGCGAGCGGTGCCTGAGTGGAAGCTAAAAGATCCGAAAGGTCTTGACCTCGCCCTGTGGCATGCTCAGGAGCTTTGCGGTTTATGTTACGCAACACCTCGTCGAAGCCGTTTGCGGATCAAGATTATCTTGCTGGAAGGTCAACCGACCGAGAGTCATCCCCTGAAAGGGTCGGTTGCCCCATTGATGTTGATGGCGGTAAGGGTTTACGCGCAGTTGCTGAGATGCAAAGTCATCCAGATCGAACGCCCCGAGCCAGGCGTGGTGAACTACTATCAGGCACTGGGGTTCGAGTTCGACACGGCTGGATGCCTTGTTATTTCAGCCGATCGTTTCTAG